One window of the Granulicella arctica genome contains the following:
- a CDS encoding lactonase family protein — MASSLKATRRTFVKALGSISALGTLAPLSLGAFQPYLASASIRQFAIVASATHVIKVFSVSENGSWEHVQTVPSLSPTSLVLSPDQRFLYAANGVDSFAHRPTGSVEAFAIERQTGQLTRLNQQALALFSTLPTHLAVSPSGRWLASAASGGCNLLPIRADGFIGRLTAVTRSLNAKALNKDLDNLIQPELKFKSEEVLEFTDAFRERILSYRVTPQGALSLEGDCSTFLSVPSYQPSPSDVNGTTHVGINHAQPAKFSEVSLVPAPTAIAIVHL, encoded by the coding sequence ATGGCATCGAGCTTGAAAGCGACGCGCAGAACATTTGTGAAAGCTCTCGGCTCGATCTCTGCGCTGGGAACACTCGCACCCTTATCACTTGGAGCATTCCAGCCGTATCTGGCATCGGCATCAATTCGACAGTTTGCAATCGTGGCTTCGGCGACGCATGTAATCAAGGTATTTTCTGTTAGTGAGAATGGCTCCTGGGAGCATGTGCAAACAGTTCCCTCTTTGTCACCTACTTCGCTTGTCCTGTCACCAGATCAGCGTTTTCTTTATGCAGCGAACGGTGTCGATTCGTTCGCCCATCGCCCAACGGGATCTGTGGAAGCATTCGCCATTGAAAGGCAGACCGGCCAACTGACGCGGCTTAATCAGCAAGCTCTGGCACTATTTTCAACGCTTCCGACTCATCTCGCGGTTTCCCCGAGCGGGCGGTGGCTTGCAAGTGCTGCCAGCGGAGGTTGCAATCTGCTTCCGATCCGCGCCGACGGATTTATAGGCAGACTTACCGCCGTGACAAGATCACTCAACGCCAAGGCTCTGAACAAGGACCTTGATAACTTGATACAGCCCGAACTGAAATTCAAGAGCGAAGAAGTTTTAGAGTTCACAGATGCGTTCCGTGAGCGCATCCTCTCGTATCGCGTCACCCCTCAAGGAGCGCTGTCACTTGAAGGCGATTGCAGCACCTTCTTATCTGTCCCGTCATATCAGCCTTCTCCGTCTGATGTGAATGGGACGACTCACGTCGGCATCAACCATGCTCAACCTGCAAAGTTTTCTGAGGTAAGTCTTGTCCCTGCGCCAACGGCTATCGCGATTGTGCACCTTTGA
- a CDS encoding FAD-binding protein, translating to MATIVDRQDPRFRVAHRGRNQRFPSADADAAGRVEYCVTPEDAAVALQKVLDAGLRPTVRSSGHCYEDFVVNNPNGAILDVSLLNAITSRPEGSGPFHIQPGAMLGNIYQDLYKRANVVLPGGTCFTVTAGGHVSGGGYGLLARLRGITCDWLSSIDILTVDAHGKVNPLRVDKKHDADLFRALRGGQGSNFGLITSFSFDELPPAPEELMQASISFDWASMTPDRFVEILTTYGKYWEEHDRVKDTWGLFGVLNLNNKSSGRFGINAYFTNPDGTVNDLSVLTDFLDRFQRCKPIAEAPPDYNAHDLRRAGSSRNLQRPMIGDSVCYGEHVMTKSTWIEAASSGNGSGIGGGSRAKYKSAYMKKSFTEGEALAFYKMLSSESSQGLVIAVDSYGGATNDPERAKDTAISQRSSIMKLQYMSYWQDVSDDEGRLKGMRDTYTAAYSTDVADKSHAGTPYPNDHYEGCYMNYPDADMLEHSYWPQLFYGTGDLYPFLQGVKRKHDPHNVFHHAMSVRI from the coding sequence ATGGCAACGATTGTCGATCGACAGGACCCCCGCTTCCGAGTGGCCCACCGCGGCCGCAATCAGCGGTTTCCCTCAGCCGACGCTGATGCGGCGGGACGGGTCGAATACTGTGTGACTCCTGAAGATGCAGCTGTTGCGCTCCAGAAAGTCCTTGATGCGGGTCTGCGTCCGACGGTTCGCTCTTCTGGCCATTGCTACGAAGACTTTGTTGTCAACAATCCTAACGGCGCCATACTCGATGTCAGTCTTTTAAACGCAATCACCTCCAGGCCAGAGGGTTCAGGCCCCTTCCATATCCAGCCGGGAGCCATGCTGGGAAATATTTATCAGGATCTCTATAAGCGGGCCAACGTGGTCTTGCCCGGAGGGACGTGCTTCACGGTGACGGCTGGCGGCCATGTGAGCGGGGGAGGTTATGGTCTGCTGGCGCGGTTGCGAGGGATTACCTGCGATTGGCTTTCTTCGATAGACATTCTTACAGTCGATGCGCACGGCAAGGTCAATCCGCTGAGGGTCGACAAGAAGCATGATGCCGATCTGTTTCGTGCGCTCCGCGGCGGTCAGGGATCGAACTTTGGCCTGATCACCAGCTTCTCATTTGATGAGTTGCCGCCTGCGCCCGAAGAGTTGATGCAGGCAAGCATCTCCTTTGACTGGGCCAGCATGACACCCGACAGGTTTGTCGAAATCCTGACGACCTATGGGAAGTACTGGGAAGAGCATGACCGTGTGAAGGACACGTGGGGGCTGTTCGGCGTGCTGAACCTGAATAACAAATCTTCCGGACGCTTCGGTATCAATGCATATTTCACCAATCCAGATGGAACGGTCAACGATCTCTCGGTTCTTACGGACTTTTTGGATCGCTTTCAGAGGTGCAAGCCGATTGCGGAAGCTCCGCCGGACTACAACGCGCATGACCTTCGTCGCGCCGGCTCCTCTCGCAATCTTCAGCGACCCATGATCGGCGACTCCGTCTGTTACGGCGAGCACGTGATGACGAAGAGCACGTGGATTGAGGCCGCAAGCAGCGGCAATGGTAGCGGCATCGGTGGGGGCTCGCGCGCGAAATACAAATCCGCTTACATGAAGAAGTCGTTTACGGAAGGCGAGGCGCTCGCGTTTTACAAGATGTTGTCGAGCGAGTCCTCACAAGGCCTGGTAATCGCAGTCGATTCTTACGGAGGCGCCACCAACGATCCTGAACGCGCAAAGGATACGGCTATTTCGCAACGTTCTTCCATCATGAAGCTGCAATATATGAGCTATTGGCAGGATGTGAGCGACGATGAAGGGCGCCTAAAAGGAATGCGGGATACGTACACAGCGGCGTACTCAACTGATGTTGCGGATAAGAGTCATGCTGGCACTCCATACCCGAACGATCACTACGAAGGTTGTTACATGAACTATCCGGATGCGGACATGCTGGAGCATAGCTACTGGCCACAACTCTTCTACGGCACCGGTGACCTTTATCCATTTCTGCAAGGCGTAAAGAGAAAGCACGATCCTCATAACGTCTTTCATCATGCAATGTCCGTCCGCATTTGA
- a CDS encoding cytosine permease, whose product MARTVPQYVECSIPVPQASRTPWYKSTFPTYAGIFLWVGFYLKLAEPTISNASLTVCLLALLVAGLLCFGLYYYVPAMLGMKTGQPLYVVGTSTFGTTGGYLIPGLLMGLLQVGWVAVVSSVSANFIMKGLNQTSRGLFILIVVLWVYSLGWVAIRGIHYVGQAAKFLNWIPLIMILIVLWANRSGIAQYQPAHHDSVTGFLNVLAIVIGYFATAGAAGADFGMNNANRKDVVLGGLFGIVLGVLLAGGLSILSVAGYLGRGIGVPSYEYSSAISSVGGLAPVMFFLFAAASLVPTCFSSFIAANSFSTMLPKIPRSVSTFAALTVSALMAVTGIADNLVGFFGIVGASFGPICGAMVADYLLAGRRWSGPRLGVNWAGCIAWAIGFLVGIPEHIPGLPAAFVKADNPSGLYSFIVGFLVYLVLAKSGLRPPVVAPKALASA is encoded by the coding sequence ATGGCACGCACCGTACCGCAATATGTCGAATGCTCTATCCCCGTTCCTCAAGCCAGCCGTACTCCCTGGTATAAGAGCACCTTTCCCACCTACGCGGGCATCTTCCTCTGGGTCGGTTTTTACCTCAAGCTCGCAGAACCAACCATCAGCAACGCGAGCCTGACCGTCTGCCTTCTCGCCCTCCTGGTTGCCGGCCTCCTCTGCTTCGGCCTCTACTATTACGTCCCCGCCATGCTCGGCATGAAGACAGGCCAGCCCCTCTATGTCGTCGGCACGTCAACCTTCGGCACCACCGGTGGCTACCTCATCCCCGGCCTGCTCATGGGACTTCTGCAGGTCGGCTGGGTCGCCGTCGTCTCCTCCGTCTCCGCCAACTTCATCATGAAGGGCCTCAACCAGACCTCCAGGGGACTCTTCATCCTCATCGTCGTCCTCTGGGTCTACAGCCTGGGCTGGGTCGCCATCCGTGGCATCCACTACGTAGGCCAGGCCGCCAAGTTTCTCAACTGGATTCCCCTGATCATGATCCTCATCGTCCTCTGGGCCAATCGCAGCGGCATCGCGCAATACCAGCCCGCCCACCACGATTCTGTGACCGGCTTCCTCAACGTACTCGCCATCGTCATCGGCTACTTCGCCACCGCCGGAGCGGCAGGCGCAGACTTCGGCATGAACAATGCCAACCGAAAAGACGTCGTCCTCGGCGGCCTCTTCGGCATCGTCCTCGGAGTCCTTCTAGCCGGCGGCCTCTCCATTCTCTCCGTAGCCGGATACCTCGGCCGCGGCATCGGCGTACCCAGCTACGAATACAGCTCTGCCATCTCGAGCGTCGGTGGCCTTGCGCCCGTCATGTTCTTCCTCTTCGCAGCCGCCTCGCTGGTCCCAACCTGCTTCTCGTCCTTCATCGCCGCAAACAGCTTCAGCACTATGCTGCCCAAGATCCCGCGCAGCGTCTCGACCTTTGCCGCTCTCACCGTCAGCGCTCTCATGGCAGTCACCGGTATAGCGGACAATCTGGTCGGCTTCTTCGGTATCGTCGGAGCATCCTTCGGCCCCATCTGCGGTGCCATGGTCGCCGACTACCTGCTCGCCGGACGTCGCTGGTCCGGTCCGAGACTCGGCGTCAACTGGGCTGGTTGCATCGCCTGGGCCATCGGGTTCCTCGTCGGCATCCCGGAACACATCCCCGGCCTGCCCGCCGCCTTCGTCAAAGCGGATAACCCGTCCGGTCTCTACTCCTTCATCGTCGGCTTCCTCGTTTATCTGGTCCTCGCGAAATCAGGCCTGCGCCCTCCCGTAGTCGCTCCAAAGGCACTTGCAAGCGCCTAG
- a CDS encoding Gfo/Idh/MocA family protein: MASLQDEIEDAELLSATQAATPPRPKTVRPILVIGAGGIVRAAHLPAYEKAGFPVIGLMDGTPGKAAELGAERGIASTFDSIPEAVRFAPADVVFDVAVPASQLPLILPQLPEGAVVLMQKPMGETLAEARLLREICRERNFVAAVNFSLRYSPNNLAAAELAKRGLLGEIHDLEIQTSTYTPWHLWDFLAKAPRLEILYHSIHYFDLIRSWLGNPLSVYAKTVKNPHSGSLAATKTVAILDYGDAKRVFVATNHHHNFGPEHQHSFVQWEGTKGAARITMGLNLDYPKGKPDTLEYAQRDIDSPHWRSLPVSGNNFPDAFMGTMGALQAFAEGSVPTLPSNFEDAFETMALVEALYRSSERPGELLPLD; encoded by the coding sequence ATGGCTAGTTTGCAGGATGAGATTGAAGATGCAGAGTTGCTCTCGGCTACACAGGCCGCGACGCCGCCACGACCTAAGACTGTCCGGCCCATCCTCGTTATAGGCGCTGGCGGCATTGTTCGCGCAGCACATCTACCGGCGTACGAAAAAGCCGGTTTTCCGGTGATTGGATTGATGGATGGCACGCCAGGTAAGGCGGCGGAGCTTGGAGCTGAGCGCGGCATTGCAAGTACCTTTGACTCGATCCCTGAGGCGGTCCGGTTTGCTCCGGCAGATGTTGTCTTCGATGTCGCGGTGCCTGCGTCCCAGCTTCCGCTGATCCTGCCTCAGCTTCCAGAGGGAGCTGTGGTGTTGATGCAGAAGCCGATGGGGGAGACGCTTGCGGAGGCTCGCCTGCTGCGCGAGATCTGCAGAGAGAGAAACTTCGTTGCAGCGGTGAACTTCTCGCTGCGCTATTCGCCAAACAACCTGGCGGCAGCGGAGCTTGCCAAGCGGGGTTTGCTAGGGGAGATTCACGATCTTGAGATCCAGACCAGTACCTATACGCCGTGGCACCTGTGGGACTTTCTCGCGAAGGCACCGCGCCTGGAGATCTTGTATCACAGCATCCATTACTTCGACCTGATCCGCTCGTGGCTTGGGAATCCTCTGAGTGTCTATGCAAAGACGGTGAAGAACCCTCACTCTGGGAGCCTTGCGGCGACCAAGACGGTTGCGATCCTTGATTATGGCGATGCCAAGCGAGTTTTTGTAGCGACGAACCATCATCACAACTTTGGGCCGGAGCATCAGCACAGCTTCGTGCAGTGGGAGGGCACGAAGGGTGCGGCGCGCATCACGATGGGGCTGAACCTCGACTATCCGAAAGGCAAGCCGGACACGCTTGAGTATGCCCAGCGAGACATCGATTCGCCGCACTGGCGCTCGCTGCCGGTGAGCGGGAATAACTTTCCTGACGCTTTTATGGGAACGATGGGTGCGCTACAGGCGTTCGCCGAGGGCAGTGTGCCGACCCTGCCCTCGAACTTTGAGGATGCTTTTGAGACGATGGCGCTCGTCGAGGCGCTCTATCGATCCAGCGAGCGCCCCGGCGAGCTGCTTCCACTGGACTAG
- a CDS encoding M28 family peptidase — protein MAAVLALSLSSALCNSRHLFAQAIPASVKTAEASIDPEKIRAHVKFLSDDLLEGRGPGLRGSEIAAKYIATQLALDGLKPAGDNGTFLQQINFVGMNAIPAKTTVALLPKSGSPINLRYADDYTISNRTLTPSVDIDAPVVFVGYGVTAPEFQWNDFAGVDVKGKVILCIVGDPPSTDPKFFGGDALTYYGRWTYKFEQAARMGALGALIIHRTDLASYGWDVVKNSNTSEKTYLRDDKNPQLQAASWIQLDVASKLFASAGLDVNTEIIAAGKRGFKAVELPVHFKTHIESTVRPFQSANVVAILPGANAGGKDQAVMYTAHYDHLGLVQGMAGDNIYNGAADNATGCGMLLEMARAWAQSGIKPPHSIIFSAVTAEEQGLLGSEYLGQHPPIPAAQIALDINYDMILPIGVPLETNVNGAQRTTFFAAVEETAKRFKLAIVPDPRPSAGSYYRSDHFSLSRVGIPAFSIETGDLYEGHDAAWGKKQHADFTAHDYHNFTDNYHDDWDFQGNAKLDRFGMDLGWQALSAPTSVQWKAGDEFEAARQSASK, from the coding sequence ATGGCCGCAGTCCTTGCTCTTTCATTGTCTTCAGCACTCTGCAACTCGCGGCATCTGTTTGCCCAGGCAATTCCGGCCTCCGTCAAGACCGCTGAAGCCTCGATCGATCCAGAGAAGATTCGCGCCCACGTGAAGTTCCTATCCGACGATCTCCTCGAAGGACGTGGCCCAGGGCTGCGCGGCAGCGAAATCGCAGCAAAATACATCGCCACCCAACTCGCACTCGATGGGTTGAAGCCAGCAGGCGACAACGGCACCTTTCTCCAGCAGATCAACTTCGTCGGCATGAACGCAATCCCGGCAAAGACAACCGTCGCACTGCTCCCGAAGTCAGGAAGCCCAATCAACCTTCGCTACGCTGATGACTACACCATCAGCAATCGAACCCTCACCCCATCCGTCGATATCGACGCACCCGTCGTCTTCGTCGGCTATGGCGTCACCGCACCGGAGTTCCAGTGGAACGACTTTGCGGGCGTCGACGTAAAAGGCAAGGTCATCCTCTGCATCGTCGGAGACCCACCATCGACCGACCCGAAGTTCTTTGGCGGCGATGCGCTCACCTATTACGGTCGATGGACCTACAAGTTTGAGCAGGCCGCGCGCATGGGAGCTCTCGGCGCACTCATCATTCATCGAACTGACCTCGCGAGCTACGGCTGGGATGTCGTCAAGAACTCCAACACCAGCGAGAAGACCTATCTGCGCGACGACAAAAACCCGCAGTTGCAGGCCGCAAGCTGGATTCAACTCGACGTAGCCAGCAAGCTCTTCGCATCTGCCGGACTCGACGTCAACACGGAGATAATCGCCGCAGGCAAGCGCGGCTTCAAAGCCGTCGAACTGCCCGTCCACTTCAAGACCCACATCGAAAGCACCGTTCGCCCGTTTCAGTCAGCGAACGTCGTCGCCATCCTCCCCGGGGCAAACGCCGGTGGTAAAGATCAGGCTGTGATGTACACCGCCCACTACGACCACCTCGGCCTCGTGCAGGGCATGGCAGGCGATAACATCTACAACGGCGCAGCCGACAACGCCACCGGGTGCGGCATGCTACTCGAGATGGCGCGAGCATGGGCGCAGTCCGGCATCAAGCCGCCTCACTCCATCATCTTCTCCGCAGTCACAGCCGAAGAGCAGGGTCTGCTCGGCTCGGAGTACCTCGGCCAGCACCCGCCCATTCCGGCAGCGCAGATCGCCCTCGACATCAACTACGACATGATCCTGCCGATCGGCGTTCCCCTCGAAACCAACGTCAACGGAGCCCAGCGAACCACCTTCTTCGCGGCAGTCGAAGAGACTGCCAAACGCTTCAAGCTCGCCATCGTGCCTGACCCTAGACCCTCCGCGGGCAGCTACTATCGCTCCGACCACTTCAGCCTCTCCCGCGTCGGCATTCCAGCCTTTTCGATCGAAACCGGCGACCTCTACGAAGGCCACGACGCAGCATGGGGCAAAAAGCAGCATGCCGACTTCACCGCTCACGACTACCACAACTTCACCGACAACTACCACGACGACTGGGACTTCCAGGGCAACGCCAAACTAGACCGCTTCGGTATGGACCTCGGCTGGCAGGCCCTCTCCGCCCCAACAAGCGTTCAGTGGAAGGCCGGAGATGAGTTCGAGGCAGCCCGCCAGTCCGCTTCAAAGTAG
- a CDS encoding glycoside hydrolase family 88/105 protein, translated as MNRIVMQTILSAALLTASSSTTFCQMTANESKASVGDAPADPGPLATDLSGSVRPAAVYAGMRKVADWQTARIAGSPSQDWTFATLYVGLLAASDTLHDPKYRDAVAKVAEHYHWTLGPRKLHADDQAIGQSYLWLYREKPDSQRIQPLRSQFDEVMKVPDDPAHPIWWWCDALFMAPPVWSDLAKTSNDPRYLEYMHREWKITSDLLWDPQEHLFYRDNSYFNKREKNGRKVFWSRGNGWVMGGIARMLETLPANDPHRAFYIDRLREMADSVAKLQGADGLWRPGLLDADDYPYAEVSGSAFFVYAMAYGVNHHLLDAKKFTPIVQQGWAGLVSHIYADGRLGSIQPVGAAPGAYTQGASYVFGTGAFLLAGSEVSRLATK; from the coding sequence ATGAACCGGATCGTGATGCAAACCATCCTCAGCGCGGCGCTGCTTACCGCCTCATCTTCAACGACATTCTGCCAGATGACAGCGAATGAGAGCAAAGCCTCGGTAGGCGATGCGCCAGCCGATCCCGGCCCACTCGCAACGGACCTCTCCGGCTCCGTTCGACCTGCCGCTGTTTATGCAGGGATGCGCAAAGTAGCCGACTGGCAGACCGCTCGCATCGCCGGTTCGCCCAGTCAGGATTGGACCTTCGCTACCCTGTACGTCGGCCTGCTGGCTGCTTCAGACACCCTGCACGACCCTAAGTATCGCGACGCCGTCGCCAAAGTCGCAGAGCACTACCACTGGACGCTCGGTCCGCGAAAGCTGCACGCCGACGATCAGGCGATCGGTCAATCCTATCTGTGGCTTTATCGGGAGAAGCCGGACTCTCAACGCATCCAGCCGCTGCGCAGCCAGTTCGACGAGGTCATGAAGGTTCCCGACGATCCCGCTCATCCCATCTGGTGGTGGTGCGACGCCCTGTTTATGGCTCCGCCCGTCTGGTCCGATCTTGCGAAGACGAGCAACGATCCGCGCTACCTCGAGTACATGCATCGCGAATGGAAGATCACCTCAGACCTACTATGGGACCCACAGGAACACCTCTTCTACCGCGACAACAGCTACTTCAACAAGCGAGAGAAGAATGGCCGCAAGGTCTTCTGGTCTCGCGGAAACGGCTGGGTGATGGGCGGCATCGCACGCATGCTCGAGACCCTGCCCGCGAACGATCCGCATCGAGCCTTCTACATAGACCGACTTCGCGAGATGGCCGATTCGGTCGCAAAGCTGCAGGGAGCGGACGGCCTGTGGCGGCCAGGTCTGCTCGATGCCGACGACTATCCGTATGCCGAGGTCTCGGGGTCTGCCTTCTTCGTCTACGCCATGGCTTACGGAGTCAATCACCACCTGCTCGACGCGAAGAAGTTCACGCCGATCGTGCAGCAAGGATGGGCTGGCCTTGTGAGCCACATCTATGCTGATGGCCGCCTCGGCAGCATCCAGCCCGTCGGCGCAGCACCGGGCGCTTATACGCAGGGTGCCAGCTACGTATTTGGAACAGGAGCTTTTCTTTTGGCAGGCTCTGAAGTGTCCCGACTCGCAACGAAGTGA
- the ilvC gene encoding ketol-acid reductoisomerase has translation MAKAYHEADADLSLIQAKKVAIIGYGSQGHAHALNLKDSGVEVRVGLRADSPNADRARKAGLEVGTVAEVSKWADVIMNLTPDQTAAKVYHADIEPNMKPDATLMFAHGFNIRFRTITPPAGVDVSLVAPKAPGHRVREVFTEGGGVPALVAVEQDKSGHALALALSYAKGIGCTRAGVLETTFTEETETDLFGEQAVLCGGTSALVKAGFETLVEAGYQPELAYFEVLHELKLIVDLMYRGGLEYMRHSISDTAEWGDYVAGPRIVTPEVKAAMKGLLNDIQDGTFAKKFIAENETGRHEFARIRKAEAAHQIETVGAELRKSMPFLDPVKVVNGAVVKA, from the coding sequence ATGGCTAAGGCATATCACGAAGCAGACGCAGACCTCTCCCTCATCCAGGCAAAGAAAGTCGCCATCATCGGCTACGGCTCGCAGGGCCACGCCCACGCACTCAACCTCAAGGACTCCGGCGTAGAAGTCCGCGTTGGCCTCCGCGCCGACTCGCCCAACGCCGACCGTGCCCGCAAAGCTGGCCTCGAAGTAGGCACCGTCGCCGAAGTCTCGAAGTGGGCTGACGTGATCATGAACCTCACGCCCGATCAGACAGCCGCCAAGGTCTACCACGCCGACATCGAGCCCAACATGAAGCCCGACGCCACACTCATGTTCGCCCACGGCTTCAACATCCGCTTCCGCACCATCACGCCGCCTGCCGGTGTCGATGTCTCGCTCGTCGCTCCCAAGGCGCCCGGCCATCGCGTCCGTGAGGTCTTCACCGAAGGCGGCGGCGTTCCCGCACTCGTAGCCGTCGAGCAGGATAAGTCCGGTCACGCCCTCGCGCTTGCCCTTTCCTATGCCAAGGGCATTGGCTGCACCCGCGCCGGCGTTCTCGAGACCACTTTCACCGAAGAGACCGAAACCGACCTCTTCGGCGAGCAGGCCGTCCTCTGCGGCGGAACCTCGGCACTCGTCAAGGCAGGCTTTGAGACGCTCGTTGAAGCTGGCTACCAGCCGGAGCTTGCCTACTTCGAAGTCCTCCATGAACTCAAGCTCATCGTCGACCTCATGTATCGCGGTGGCCTCGAGTACATGCGCCACTCCATCTCCGACACTGCTGAATGGGGCGACTACGTAGCCGGACCGCGCATCGTCACCCCTGAGGTCAAGGCCGCGATGAAGGGTCTCCTCAACGACATCCAGGACGGCACCTTCGCGAAGAAGTTTATCGCCGAGAACGAGACAGGTCGTCACGAGTTCGCCCGCATCCGCAAGGCTGAAGCCGCTCACCAGATCGAAACCGTAGGCGCCGAACTTCGCAAGTCCATGCCCTTCCTCGACCCCGTCAAGGTAGTCAACGGAGCCGTGGTCAAGGCCTAG
- the ilvN gene encoding acetolactate synthase small subunit, translating to MLHTFVALVSDKPGVLTRVASLFRRLNINIVSLTVGESERPDTSRMTIVCEAPETAAHRIRASLYKLEITVDVDEVGRSEAVIRELCLIKVAAGPKTRSQIFELATVFRARVVDLAPESVMLEMTGAASKIEGLIQVLKESEYEILEVSRTGRMAMRRGHHTSRVLKALGTPTSTRDLTHPAFPDKPEPDEILPNEFEEVHEEEEQD from the coding sequence ATGCTCCACACCTTCGTAGCCCTCGTATCCGATAAACCCGGCGTCCTCACCCGCGTAGCCTCACTCTTCCGCCGATTGAACATCAACATCGTGTCGTTGACTGTGGGCGAGTCCGAACGCCCCGACACCTCCCGTATGACCATCGTCTGCGAGGCCCCCGAGACCGCCGCCCACCGTATCCGCGCCTCACTCTACAAGCTCGAAATCACCGTGGACGTAGACGAAGTAGGCCGCAGCGAGGCCGTCATCCGCGAACTCTGCCTCATCAAGGTAGCCGCCGGACCCAAGACCCGCTCGCAGATCTTCGAACTGGCGACCGTCTTCCGCGCCCGCGTCGTCGACCTCGCCCCCGAGTCCGTCATGCTCGAGATGACCGGAGCCGCCAGCAAGATCGAAGGCCTCATCCAGGTCCTGAAAGAGTCCGAGTACGAAATCCTCGAAGTCTCCCGCACCGGTCGCATGGCCATGCGCCGCGGTCATCACACCAGCCGCGTCCTCAAAGCCCTCGGCACACCAACCTCCACCCGCGACCTCACCCATCCAGCCTTCCCCGATAAGCCCGAACCCGACGAGATCCTTCCCAACGAGTTCGAAGAGGTTCACGAAGAAGAGGAGCAGGATTAA